A genome region from Mesorhizobium sp. B2-1-8 includes the following:
- the rplM gene encoding 50S ribosomal protein L13, which produces MTTFSQKPADVVKKWILIDAEGLVVGRLATVIANHLRGKHKPTFTPHVDDGDNVIVINADKVVFTGKKFTDKVYYWHTGHPGGIKERTARQLLEGRFPERVVEKAVERMVPRGPLGRRQMKNLRVYAGAEHPHVAQQPEVLDVAKLNSKNKKVA; this is translated from the coding sequence ATGACAACCTTTTCGCAGAAGCCTGCGGATGTGGTGAAGAAGTGGATCCTGATCGACGCCGAGGGTCTCGTCGTCGGCCGTCTTGCCACTGTCATCGCCAATCATCTTCGCGGCAAGCACAAGCCGACCTTCACCCCGCATGTCGACGACGGCGACAATGTCATCGTCATCAATGCCGACAAGGTGGTGTTCACCGGCAAGAAGTTCACCGACAAGGTCTATTACTGGCACACCGGCCACCCCGGCGGCATCAAGGAGCGCACCGCGCGCCAGCTGCTCGAGGGCCGTTTCCCCGAGCGTGTCGTCGAGAAGGCCGTTGAGCGCATGGTTCCGCGTGGTCCGCTCGGCCGTCGCCAGATGAAGAACCTGCGCGTCTATGCAGGCGCAGAGCATCCGCATGTCGCCCAGCAGCCAGAAGTCCTCGACGTGGCCAAGCTGAATTCCAAGAACAAGAAGGTCGCATAA
- a CDS encoding PaaI family thioesterase has translation MPAQTNLKPVLTAAQINVLMETVFPQLNENSAAYEAIDVFPGGCIVRLNADERHLRPGGTVSGPALFTLADIGGYVCVLSHAGPDALSVTTNLNINFVRKAETGPIDGYCRILKLGKSLMVFDIDIVASRDGHTIAHATGTYSIPPQRSVGVVK, from the coding sequence ATGCCCGCCCAGACCAACCTCAAGCCGGTGCTGACCGCAGCGCAGATCAACGTGTTGATGGAGACCGTCTTTCCGCAACTCAATGAGAACTCGGCCGCCTATGAGGCGATCGACGTGTTTCCTGGGGGCTGCATCGTGCGGCTCAATGCCGACGAGCGGCATTTGCGTCCCGGCGGCACAGTGTCGGGCCCTGCCCTGTTCACGCTGGCCGACATCGGCGGCTATGTCTGCGTGCTCAGCCATGCCGGGCCGGATGCGCTCTCGGTCACCACCAACCTCAACATCAACTTCGTGCGCAAGGCCGAAACCGGGCCAATCGACGGGTATTGCCGCATCCTGAAGCTCGGAAAGAGCCTGATGGTGTTCGACATCGACATCGTCGCCAGCCGGGATGGACACACGATCGCGCATGCCACGGGCACCTATTCGATCCCGCCGCAGCGCTCTGTCGGTGTGGTAAAATAA